The following are encoded together in the Solenopsis invicta isolate M01_SB chromosome 14, UNIL_Sinv_3.0, whole genome shotgun sequence genome:
- the LOC105207619 gene encoding 40S ribosomal protein S17, with protein MSRVRTKTVKKAAKLIIEKYYPRLTLDFHTNKRICEEIAIIPSKSLRNKIAGFVTHLMKRLRHSQVRGISIKLQEEERERRDNYVPEVSALEHDIIEVDPETKEMLKMLEFNNITGLQLTQPVPQFSRRS; from the exons ATG AGTCGCGTACGAACGAAGACGGTCAAAAAGGCCGCGAAGCTCATTATCGAGAAGTACTACCCACGTCTCACCTTGGACTTCCATACGAACAAGAGGATATGCGAGGAAATCGCTATTATCCCTAGCAAATCCTTGCGCAACAAGATTGCTGG atTTGTCACTCACCTGATGAAGAGGCTTAGGCACAGTCAGGTACGTGGTATTTCCATCAAGCTGCAGGAGGAAGAGAGGGAACGCAGAGACAACTATGTTCCCGAGGTCTCCGCTTTGGAGCACGATATCATCGAGGTCGATCCAGAGACCAAGGAGATGTTGAAGATGCTCGAGTTCAACAACATCACTGGGCTCCAACTTACACAGCCAGTTCCACAGTTTAGCAGACGTTCTTAA
- the LOC120359557 gene encoding uncharacterized protein LOC120359557 — protein MSGSSPRVDSAEQSVAFHCARVATPIAILRRGDRSRLTAPCRRYRRRFKQLVLLARDTSHDVVRETAPRRGIGGLRLHPWIDSNQLGPRCTNSATESVRPALVGRAARLRATLVLARSKARRPSATSLERGEKERDSGRKGATVRAWERESVIIERAKEQVGSGRALRTGLPAARGTGGEPTRLARESVDY, from the exons ATGTCAGGATCATCTCCTCGCGTCGATTCAGCCGAGCAGAGTGTCGCTTTTCATTGCGCTCGCGTAGCCACGCCGATCGCGATTCTGCGACGGGGGGATCGATCACGTTTAACCGCCCCGTGCCGCCGGTATCGTCGCCGTTTTAAACAACTGGTTCTACTGGCTCGCGATACCTCGCACGACGTCGTGCGTGAGACCGCACCGAGGAGAGGGATAGGAGGGCTACGACTACATCCCTG GATCGATTCGAATCAGCTGGGGCCGCGGTGTACAAATTCAGCGACGGAAAGCGTTCGGCCGGCCCTGGTCGGTCGGGCCGCGAGGCTGCGCGCGACCCTAGTCCTAGCGCGATCCAAGGCTAGGAGACCTAGCGCAACCTCGTTGGAgcgaggagaaaaagagagagacagcgGAAGAAAGGGCGCGACGGTCCGGGCGTGGGAAAGAGAGAGCGTTATTATAGAACGGGCGAAGGAACAGGTCGGGTCGGGGCGCGCTCTTCGCACGGGTCTGCCTGCTGCTCGGGGGACAGGAGGAGAGCCCACACGGCTGGCGAGAGAGTCAGTCGACTATTAG